From the Zymomonas mobilis subsp. pomaceae ATCC 29192 genome, the window CTTCCCATAAAAGCAATTCCTAATTTTCGCCATTCAGATACTGGTTGCCAACGGCTTAACCGTGCATAAACGCGCGGACATGTTGGTGAGGCGGTCGTCGATTGGATAAAGCTACGATCTAAACTTATCGGTACTCTTACCGCAACACCCCATGGGACATCAGCGCGCCAGCCCGCTAATTTCAAATAATTGGCAATGGAGGCCAAAGCATCTATTTCATCTGACCAGATATTCTTGCGCCCATCCTGATTGCCATCCATAGCAGCGCGTAGATAAACACTCGGTAAAAATTGAGGAAATCCGGTAGCCCCTGCCCAGCTGCCTTTTAACAAATTACGGTCAATACCCGAATCCAGTATTTGCAAAGCCGCAATATATTCCCGTGTAAATAAATCACGCCGCCGCCCGTCATAGGCTAAGGTAGCCAAAGACTGTAACAAATCAAAATTACCTGAAAATTGCCCATAACCGCTTTCATGGCCATAAATCGCTAGCATGATACCAGCAGGCACACCGGTTTTTTGTTCAATCGAAGCTAATGCATCCTTTAAAGCCTGATATTTTTTTTGCCCCAATGCAATTCGGATAGCATCTACGTGACTAGCCGCATAAGGTGCAAAGGGGGGAATAGGCGCACCGGCTTTAGGTGATTCTGGTTGATTCTGATCCAGTTCAATGACACGGGCATTAGGGGTCAAACCCAAAGCCACATTATCAAAGGTTTCCGGCTTCACCCCGCTTGCCAAAGCTTGCGGACGAATAGACGCA encodes:
- a CDS encoding lytic murein transglycosylase; the protein is MRLYPLIIAVLLSGMAYPASSQLLSNTAISVSGNTQNSGGISTDNKDFQAFLASIRPQALASGVKPETFDNVALGLTPNARVIELDQNQPESPKAGAPIPPFAPYAASHVDAIRIALGQKKYQALKDALASIEQKTGVPAGIMLAIYGHESGYGQFSGNFDLLQSLATLAYDGRRRDLFTREYIAALQILDSGIDRNLLKGSWAGATGFPQFLPSVYLRAAMDGNQDGRKNIWSDEIDALASIANYLKLAGWRADVPWGVAVRVPISLDRSFIQSTTASPTCPRVYARLSRWQPVSEWRKLGIAFMGSHVPSETEPMALIEPDGSGATAWLVSSNYRSILDYNCSNFYALSVGLLADAITG